Proteins from one Impatiens glandulifera chromosome 2, dImpGla2.1, whole genome shotgun sequence genomic window:
- the LOC124924223 gene encoding histone-lysine N-methyltransferase ASHH1-like, translated as MSMQVPGVPSFIHITQNESFGRKNKKLMKEEDIIVCDCKWDANLPDSACGERCLNVLLSVECTPGYCPCGDMCQNQKFQKFHYSKTKLFQTEDRGWGLLADENIKSGQLIIEYCGEIISSDEAKLRSESYEAKGLKDAYIISLNANFYIDATKKGSLGRFINHSCEPNCETRKWTVLGEVRVGIFSKEDISIGTELAYDYNFEWYGGENVRCLCGATHCSKFLGAKSAGFLVSFICVILKKVNLCVNTSLSITMYGKKVTTVKKLICPSYICLWCLYLACLSFILIWLSECRYTVEEVPLYDSAEDEKPYILGAPNSSKSEPMSDVKNDSNVKLNYVPLDTDSVSKATEASSGVKSEPTNAYTFNAQGHAPKRRAQQQKVKSKSKGSGANQVDAKRIAMMFASKKAQEEVLKCEETRIEADSKLNSVYDEIRPAIEKHNKDNQDRVDSSMAKKWIEASCAKMKADLNLHFSIVKNAILNPPRAHAKDISQGEPKPANDSSL; from the exons ATGTCGATG CAGGTTCCTGGAGTACCATCTTTCATACATATTACCCAAAATGAATCTTTTGGCAGAAA GAACAAGAAGCTGATGAAAGAAGAGGATATCATTGTCTGTGACTGCAAATGGGATGCAAATCTTCCAGATAGTGCATGTGGGGAGAGATGCCTTAATGTTCTGCTAAGTGTTGAATGCACACCTGGCTATTGTCCTTGTGGTGACATGTGCCAAAATCAG aaatttcaaaaatttcacTATTCCAAGACAAAGTTATTCCAAACTGAAGACCGCGGCTGGGGTCTGTTGGCTGATGAAAATATTAAG TCTGGACAATTAATAATCGAATACTGCGGGGAAATTATATCATCTGATGAAGCAAAGCTTAGATCGGAATCCTATGAAGCTAAAG GTCTCAAAGATGCATACATCATCTCACTTAATGCCAATTTCTATATTGATGCCACCAAAAAAGGAAGTCTTGGCAGGTTTATAAATCACTCCTG TGAACCTAACTGTGAGACGAGGAAGTGGACAGTTCTAGGAGAAGTAAGAGTTGGTATTTTCTCGAAGGAAGATATAAGCATTGGTACTGAACTTGCTTATGACTATAATTTTGAATGGTATGGCGGTGAGAACGTAAGATGTTTGTGTGGTGCAACCCACTGTTCAAAATTTCTTGGGGCAAAATCTGCTGGTTTCTTGGTGAGTTTTATTTGTGTCATACTTAAAAAAGTAAACTTGTGTGTTAATACATCTCT GAGTATAACCATGTATGGGAAGAAGGTGACGACAG TAAAAAAGTTAATATGTCCATCCTATATTTGTTTATGGTGCCTCTATTTGGCTTGTCTTTCATTTATCTTAATTTGGTTATCCGAGTGCAGATACACTGTTGAAGAAGTACCCTTATATGATTCAGCCGAGGATGAGAAACCATATATCCTGGGCGCTCCAAACTCCTCTAAGAGTGAACCCATGTCAGATGTGAAGAATGATAGCAATGTGAAATTGAATTATGTACCCTTGGATACTGATTCAGTTTCAAAAGCTACAGAAGCTTCGAGCGGAGTGAAATCTGAACCGACAAATGCTTACACCTTTAATGCACAAG GCCATGCTCCTAAAAGAAGAGCACAACAACAAAAGGTGAAAAGTAAATCTAAAGGTTCGGGTGCAAATCAAGTTGATGCTAAACGCATTGCCATGATGTTTGCATCAAAGAAAGCTCAAGAAGAAGTCTTGAAGTGTGAg GAAACAAGAATTGAAGCTGATTCTAAGCTGAACTCTGTTTACGACGAGATTCGTCCAGCCATCGAAAAACACAACAAAGACAACCAAGATAGGGTGGATAGCAGCATGGCCAAAAAGTGGATAGAAGCGAGCTGCGCCAAAATGAAAGCTGATCTCAACTTGCATTTCTCCATTGTGAAGAATGCAATACTCAACCCTCCAAGGGCACATGCTAAAGATATATCTCAAGGGGAACCAAAGCCTGCCAATGATTCTAGTCTTTGa